One Natator depressus isolate rNatDep1 chromosome 3, rNatDep2.hap1, whole genome shotgun sequence DNA segment encodes these proteins:
- the LOC141984534 gene encoding uncharacterized protein LOC141984534, producing MKDRGHNRNPKQCRVKLKELRQAYQKTREANGRSGSEPKTCRFYDELHAILGGSATTAPAVLFDSFNGDGGNIEAGFGDEEDDDEEVVDSSQQASGETGFPDSQELFLTLDLEPVPPEPTQGCLPDPPGGEGTSAACVSRITGSSPSQRLAKIRRRNKRTRDEMFSELILSSHTDRAQTNAWRQTMSECRKAQNDREERWRAEESKWRAEERAEAERWRQRDERRQDSTLRLLEDQTNMLHRMVELQERQQEHRPPLQLLCNQ from the exons atgaaggacagaggccataacaggaacccgaagcagtgccgcgtgaaacttaaggagctgaggcaagcctaccagaaaaccagagaggcgaacggccgctccgggtcagagcccaaaacatgccgcttctatgatgagctgcatgccattttagggggttcagccaccactgccccagccgtgttgtttgactccttcaatggagatggaggcaacatagaagcaggttttggggacgaggaagatgatgatgaagaggttgtagatagctcacagcaagcaagcggagaaaccggttttcccgacagccaggaactgtttctcaccctggacctggagccagtaccgcccgaacccacccaaggctgcctcccggacccgccaggcggagaagggacctctg ctgcatgtgtttcaaggatcacaggatcttctccttcccagaggctagcgaagatcagaaggcgaaacaaacgcactcgcgatgaaatgttctctgagctcattctgtcctcccacactgacagagcacagacgaatgcgtggaggcagacaatgtcagagtgcaggaaagcacaaaatgaccgagaggagaggtggcgggctgaagagagtaagtggcgggctgaagagagggctgaagctgaaaggtggcggcagcgtgatgagaggaggcaggattcaacgCTGAGGCTGctagaggatcaaactaatatgctccaccgtatggttgagctgcaggaaaggcagcaggagcacagaccgccgctacagctcctgtgtaaccaatga